Proteins from a single region of Nocardioides anomalus:
- a CDS encoding SDR family NAD(P)-dependent oxidoreductase — MKTLDDKVVVITGAGSGIGRALALDLARRGSHLALSDVDDAGLAETVAQVRRFGGTRVKSDHLDVADRAAVQRYALEVVEHYGRVNVVVNNAGVALAGDLTDLEYDDIDWIIGVNFWGVVHGTKEFLPHLIASGDGHVVNLSSLFGLVSMPGQSMYNASKYAVRGMTEALREEMLIAGHPVGVTAVHPGGIKTAIARNARVSAKESQEATAKLFDEKLAKMTPERAAEIIVNGILKNRARVLVGLDAHAVHTFAKVLGSRYQDVVAMASKRVLPDKATVV; from the coding sequence GTGAAGACCCTCGACGACAAGGTGGTCGTGATCACCGGGGCCGGCTCCGGCATCGGCCGCGCCCTCGCCCTCGACCTGGCCCGCCGCGGCTCGCACCTCGCGCTCTCCGACGTCGACGACGCCGGGCTGGCCGAGACCGTCGCGCAGGTGCGGCGCTTCGGCGGCACCCGCGTCAAGAGCGACCACCTCGACGTGGCCGACCGCGCCGCGGTGCAGCGCTACGCCCTCGAGGTGGTCGAGCACTACGGGCGCGTCAACGTGGTCGTCAACAACGCCGGCGTCGCCCTCGCCGGCGACCTCACCGACCTCGAGTACGACGACATCGACTGGATCATCGGCGTGAACTTCTGGGGCGTCGTCCACGGCACCAAGGAGTTCCTGCCCCACCTCATCGCCTCCGGCGACGGCCACGTCGTCAACCTGTCCTCGCTGTTCGGGCTGGTCTCGATGCCCGGTCAGTCGATGTACAACGCCAGCAAGTACGCCGTGCGCGGCATGACCGAGGCGCTGCGCGAGGAGATGCTCATCGCCGGCCACCCCGTCGGCGTGACCGCCGTCCACCCCGGCGGCATCAAGACCGCCATCGCCCGCAACGCCCGCGTCTCGGCCAAGGAGTCGCAGGAGGCCACGGCCAAGCTGTTCGACGAGAAGCTGGCCAAGATGACGCCCGAGCGCGCCGCCGAGATCATCGTCAACGGCATCCTCAAGAACCGCGCCCGCGTCCTCGTCGGGCTCGACGCCCACGCCGTCCACACCTTCGCCAAGGTCCTCGGCTCGCGCTACCAGGACGTGGTCGCGATGGCCTCCAAGCGCGTGCTCCCCGACAAGGCGACGGTGGTCTGA
- a CDS encoding DUF402 domain-containing protein, which yields MPLSPGDPVRVLMTRWPDRPHSAFTGAWLGADEHGDWVGARAGTPCSRGGNRYAAASDWVTLLAPDAWWRAGFYDPTTTSEVYVDIATPCVWDGSAVTCVDLDLDVVRQVGGAVLVADEDEFEAHAPAYPPDVVTAARATVQEVRAALGAGAAPYDGSHRPWLEALRTRVPA from the coding sequence GTGCCCCTCTCCCCCGGCGACCCGGTCCGGGTGCTCATGACCAGGTGGCCCGACCGGCCGCACTCGGCGTTCACCGGGGCCTGGCTCGGCGCGGACGAGCACGGCGACTGGGTCGGCGCCCGCGCCGGCACGCCGTGCTCCCGCGGGGGCAACCGCTACGCCGCGGCGTCGGACTGGGTCACGCTGCTCGCCCCGGATGCGTGGTGGCGGGCCGGCTTCTACGACCCGACGACGACCAGCGAGGTGTACGTCGACATCGCCACCCCGTGCGTCTGGGACGGTTCCGCGGTGACGTGCGTGGACCTCGACCTCGACGTGGTGCGCCAGGTGGGCGGGGCGGTGCTGGTCGCCGACGAGGACGAGTTCGAGGCGCACGCGCCGGCGTACCCGCCCGACGTGGTGACCGCAGCACGGGCGACGGTCCAGGAGGTCCGCGCCGCCCTCGGGGCCGGCGCCGCGCCGTACGACGGCAGCCACCGGCCGTGGCTCGAGGCGCTGCGCACGCGGGTGCCGGCGTGA
- a CDS encoding DUF402 domain-containing protein, giving the protein MSAPQRGDAVRVAMTKWGDQPHWEMDAVYLGATHAGDWIGFPEGTHMSRPGREFTTTNHQVGLVPAAGTAVGQAWLATFHGPGGDVWTYVDMTTVPRWDGRIVRAVDLDLDVVEALDHSVYVDDQDEFDEHRVEWDYPREVVDLAMATRDLVRTAVTNRMPPFDGSHEPWLELLRTL; this is encoded by the coding sequence GTGAGCGCGCCCCAGCGCGGGGACGCGGTCCGCGTCGCGATGACCAAGTGGGGCGACCAGCCGCACTGGGAGATGGACGCGGTCTACCTGGGCGCGACGCACGCGGGCGACTGGATCGGCTTCCCGGAGGGCACGCACATGTCGCGGCCGGGGCGGGAGTTCACGACGACCAACCACCAGGTGGGGCTGGTGCCGGCGGCGGGCACGGCCGTCGGGCAGGCGTGGCTGGCCACGTTCCACGGACCGGGCGGCGACGTGTGGACCTACGTCGACATGACCACGGTGCCGCGGTGGGACGGGCGGATCGTGCGGGCGGTCGACCTCGACCTCGACGTGGTCGAGGCGCTGGACCACAGCGTGTACGTCGACGACCAGGACGAGTTCGACGAGCACCGGGTCGAGTGGGACTACCCGCGCGAGGTGGTCGACCTGGCCATGGCCACCCGCGACCTGGTGCGCACCGCGGTCACCAACCGGATGCCGCCGTTCGACGGCAGCCACGAGCCGTGGCTGGAGCTGCTCCGGACGCTCTGA